The following proteins are encoded in a genomic region of Pyrus communis chromosome 11, drPyrComm1.1, whole genome shotgun sequence:
- the LOC137708220 gene encoding protein ESSENTIAL FOR POTEXVIRUS ACCUMULATION 1-like isoform X2 produces MAHGKVSLPQDLLPSNLVDSHFSAKDEAFQGNSEEKALAGSLDMSIDQVASDSSIPLSPQWLYAKPDSKTLATGASGELHANDSLSHGNSTDANLRDIWRVDGSQEKKDWKRSAPDLDSSRRWREEERETGLLGRRDRKKEDRRVGASVTRDATENRAEDRRVGATSTKDAAENKVLSSDRWNESRRDNKWSSSWGPEDKDKDSRIEKKAEVEREDVHAEKQSFSNSNRAASERDSDSRDKWRPRHRIEVQPAGAALYRAAPGFGMARGRVEKVGFAAGRGRSNIGCLQIGKPVLGKSGRFADMYCYPRGKLLDIYRKQKKDSTFDVMPDGMEHVSPITQVGSIEPLAFVAPDAEEEVGLGDILKGRITSSEVGYNSSGDKNVLNEDAKGSSNVTLSKEEGHFAANPEQNVQSAEEFILNNSFPVTGAEVSPISGVQTHMLKECVATEGEQKVLTVTAAADREIGPSNDDANSRSSGCQEQTSSSDHHYFKSNEDALLLERIVSPEDMSLCYLDPQGNIQGPFLGIDIIAWFEQGFFGIDLPIRSFDAPNGSPFQELGEVMPHLKTKSGPVSDSSLPTQLEPLGAVGGSLDERISAPNYDGGSAILNNQGIQNVVAEDEEIVFPGRSKGSGDCLLRSSPDIHGSFANPPSLHSPANEVSETNVPDQLDNKLHPFGLLMSELRGNSLLRPAQSSHSFFGMDDQVPFRDTFVGGATVANQDSLGAMIDQPSFVETRPDNYIKNNTNVSLGSIDSPHLPHMGQASNGFDAAEHIMSQKLLKEQLQQLNHLSTVAQSAGTGVDRFPGFGFSDSKNPNIQPSFHHPVADMEHIFEMQRQQQRQLELHQQQHQLELQQQQRKLERQQQQHWLELQEHQRQLELQEHQRQLEIQRQHQLELQHHRQLELQQQQRQLELQQQRHLQDQLHQHQMKLQQQQKSQAQHLLLEQFLHQQMSDSGYGQWKADATRGNPFDHLHSRKHLLDDLHQMSHSSRHDPLLEHIIQANIGRPGQTDFFDLISQAKQGNMHTSELQPRLQQHELQAQQLSAALREQLRMEGERRIGATRFVDEASQIVRDPVGHHQAQMVGFSSSENYQKLPTHELQLSHLNWNHAIRERLQGGFYEPNSLEFEKSSVPASSLGMNLDILSARGQGLDEFYSSHPVGLEHLPFGNNGHLEDGSTEALKPHSHLHAEQTRRDSEAAMAFSDANIWSSSDGDKEHSKQIFIDLHQKIGRQSTRLSEIDYQHHLSSSRSRGESAHHPFSLLPDQAVMNNSFTEGPFTSNPRAFMEDLSELEGNNWKKQVVKSYEGNMVEQEETSRELHSNAHRRQSSLSSAGGGGSFYSSETGMDKPLGEEVSNGRLPSTVTKGYDNALHRRRVLSSQDVLSEAALSLPVKQRNPAATQVSETQASSKNDAQFRRTSSYSDASVSEASFIDMLKKPVISEADASNRAVALESSDGGGQAGRTGKKKGKKGRQIDPALLGFKVSSNRILMGEIHRLND; encoded by the exons ATGGCGCACGGAAAAGTCAGTCTCCCTCAAGATCTCCTCCCCTCGAATCTGGTCGATTCACACTTCTCCGCCAAAG ATGAAGCCTTCCAAGGAAACAGTGAGGAGAAGGCGCTAGCAGGGTCCCTTGACATGTCAATTG ATCAAGTTGCCTCAGACAGCAGCATCCCCTTGTCTCCCCAGTGGCTGTATGCTAAACCAGATTCCAAGACACTAGCAACTGGAGCATCAGGA GAATTGCATGCAAATGATTCTCTGTCTCATGGAAACTCAACTGATGCCAATTTGAGAGACATTTGGCGTGTAGATGGATCTCAGGAGAAAAAAGATTGGAAGAGGAGTGCACCTGATTTAGATAGTAGCCGCCGCTGGCgtgaagaggagagagaaacagGCTTACTTGGTAGGAGAGATCGAAAGAAAGAAGATCGCCGTGTAGGTGCTAGTGTAACGAGGGATGCTACTGAGAATAGAGCAGAAGATCGCCGTGTAGGTGCGACTTCAACTAAGGATGCTGCAGAAAATAAAGTATTGTCTTCTGACCGCTGGAATGAATCCCGAAGAGATAACAAATGGTCATCAAGTTGGGGGCCTGAAGATAAGGACAAGGACTCTCGAATAGAGAAAAAGGCTGAGGTCGAGAGGGAAGATGTACATGCTGAGAAGCAGTCTTTTTCCAATAGCAACCGTGCAGCTTCTGAGCGTGATAGTGATTCTCGTGATAAATGGAGGCCACGCCATCGCATAGAAGTTCAACCAGCTGGGGCAGCCCTATATCGTGCTGCACCAGGATTTGGGATGGCTCGAGGGCGTGTGGAAAAAGTAGGATTTGCTGCTGGACGAGGGAGGTCTAACATTGGATGCCTACAGATTGGCAAACCTGTTCTTGGAAAATCTGGCCGTTTTGCTGATATGTATTGCTATCCCAGAGGAAAGCTCCTTGATATTTATCGCAAGCAAAAGAAGGATTCAACTTTTGATGTTATGCCTGATGGGATGGAGCATGTGTCACCAATAACCCAAGTGGGCTCAATTGAGCCATTGGCTTTTGTTGCACCTGATGCAGAGGAAGAG GTTGGTCTGGGAGATATATTGAAGGGAAGAATTACTAGCAGTGAAGTGGGATACAACTCGTCTGGGGACAAGAATGTATTAAATGAAGATGCTAAAG GATCTAGCAATGTCACTTTAAGCAAGGAGGAAGGACACTTTGCAGCTAACCCGGAACAAAATGTCCAATCTGCTGAAGAGTTCATTTTGAACAATTCTTTTCCAGTTACTGGCGCTGAGGTGTCACCTATTTCTGGCGTACAAACACATATGTTAAAGG AATGTGTTGCTACTGAAGGAGAGCAGAAAGTTCTGACGGTCACAGCAGCGGCAGATAGGGAGATTGGTCCTAGTAATGATGATGCTAACTCAAGAAGTTCAGGGTGCCAGGAG CAAACCTCAAGCAGTGATCATCACTATTTCAAGAGCAATGAAGACGCCCTTCTATTGGAAAGAATTGTCTCACCTGAGGATATGAGTTTGTGCTACCTTGATCCTCAAGGGAATATCCAGGGGCCTTTCCTGGGGATCGATATAATTGCATGGTTTGAGCAAGGATTTTTTGGAATTGATTTGCCAATTCGTTCATTTGATGCGCCCAATGGATCTCCTTTCCAAGAACTTGGTGAAGTGATGCCACATCTGAAAACTAAATCTGGGCCTGTCTCTGACTCTAGTTTGCCTACTCAATTAGAGCCATTGGGTGCTGTTGGAGGCAGCTTGGACGAGAGAATATCTGCTCCTAACTATGATGGGGGGTCTGCTATTCTAAACAATCAAGGCATTCAGAATGTTGTTGCAGAAGATGAGG AAATTGTATTTCCTGGAAGGTCTAAAGGCAGCGGTGATTGCCTTTTAAGGTCTTCACCTGACATTCATGGCTCATTTGCAAATCCTCCCAGCCTTCATTCCCCTGCAAATGAAGTTTCAGAAACTAACGTCCCTGATCAGCTGGACAATAAGCTGCATCCTTTTGGCCTGTTGATGTCAGAGCTCAGAGGCAACTCACTTTTAAGGCCTGCTCAATCATCTCATTCGTTTTTCGGCATGGATGATCAGGTTCCTTTTAGAGATACCTTCGTTGGAGGTGCCACTGTTGCTAATCAGGATTCCCTTGGTGCCATGATTGATCAACCTTCCTTTGTGGAGACACGGCCggataattatataaaaaataacacCAATGTTAGTCTGGGTTCTATAGATTCTCCCCATTTACCTCACATGGGGCAAGCAAGCAATGGCTTTGACGCAGCAGAGCATATAATGTCACAGAAGTTACTAAAAGAACAGCTTCAGCAGCTGAACCATCTTTCTACTGTTGCACAAAGTGCAGGAACAGGAGTGGACCGGTTCCCTGGATTTGGTTTTTCTGACAGCAAGAACCCTAATATCCAGCCGTCATTCCATCATCCAGTGGCAGATATGGAACATATTTTTGAAATGCAGCGTCAGCAGCAGCGTCAGTTGGAGCTTCATCAGCAGCAACACCAGTTGGAGCTTCAGCAACAGCAGCGTAAGTTGGAGCGTCAGCAACAGCAGCATTGGTTGGAGCTTCAGGAACACCAGCGTCAGTTGGAGCTTCAGGAACACCAGCGTCAGTTGGAGATTCAGCGCCAGCATCAGTTGGAGCTGCAGCACCACCGTCAATTGGAGCTTCAGCAGCAGCAGCGTCAGCTGGAGCTTCAGCAACAGCGTCACTTGCAGGATCAACTTCACCAACACCAAATGAAATTGCAGCAACAACAGAAATCTCAAGCTCAACACTTGCTCCTTGAACAGTTTTTGCATCAACAGATGTCCGATTCTGGTTATGGGCAGTGGAAGGCAGATGCTACAAGAGGCAACCCTTTCGATCATTTACATTCAAGGAAGCACCTTCTAGATGACTTGCACCAGATGTCCCATTCCTCGAGGCATGATCCATTATTAGAGCACATCATCCAAGCAAATATAGGACGCCCGGGACAGACTGATTTCTTTGACCTCATATCTCAGGCGAAGCAAGGGAATATGCACACTTCAGAGCTGCAACCTCGTCTTCAGCAGCATGAGCTGCAGGCACAGCAGTTGTCCGCAGCATTGAGAGAGCAACTGCGGATGGAAGGGGAAAGGCGTATCGGTGCGACCCGGTTTGTAGATGAAGCAAGCCAAATTGTTAGGGATCCTGTTGGTCATCACCAGGCTCAGATGGTAGGATTTAGTTCTTCAGAAAATTACCAGAAACTTCCCACCCATGAACTGCAACTAAGCCATCTCAACTGGAATCATGCCATACGGGAGCGACTGCAGGGAGGGTTCTACGAACCTAACTCTCTGGAATTTGAGAAGTCATCTGTTCCTGCTAGTTCGCTTGGGATGAACTTGGATATTCTCAGTGCACGTGGGCAGGGTCTGGATGAGTTTTATTCGTCTCATCCAGTTGGTTTGGAGCACTTGCCTTTTGGGAACAATGGACATCTGGAAGATGGCTCCACTGAAGCACTTAAACCGCATTCGCATCTTCATGCCGAGCAAACCCGCCGAGACTCAGAAGCTGCCATGGCTTTTTCTGATGCAAATATATGGTCTTCATCTGATGGTGATAAAGAAcactcaaaacaaatttttatagACCTTCACCAAAAAATTGGTCGTCAATCTACACGGTTATCAGAAATTGATTATCAGCATCACCTGTCATCTTCTAGAAGCCGGGGAGAATCTGCACATCATCCATTTAGTCTTCTCCCTGATCAAGCGGTTATGAACAACTCTTTCACGGAAGGGCCCTTTACATCTAATCCCAGAGCATTTATGGAAGATTTATCAGAGTTGGAGGGAAATAATTGGAAGAAGCAGGTTGTGAAAAGCTATGAAGGCAACATGGTAGAACAAGAAGAAACATCAAGGGAACTTCATAGTAATGCCCATAGAAGGCAGAGTTCACTTAGCAGTGCTG GGGGAGGTGGGAGTTTTTACAGCTCTGAGACAGGAATGGATAAACCGCTTGGAGAAGAGGTTTCTAATGGGAG GCTGCCTTCTACTGTAACCAAAGGGTACGACAATGCTTTGCATAGACGCCGGGTTTTATCTTCCCAGGACGTTTTGTCTGAGGCAGCACTTTCTTTGCCTGTTAAACAAAGAAATCCAGCTGCAACCCAGGTCTCTGAAACGCAAGCATCTAGCAAGAATGATGCGCAATTTAGGAGGACTTCGTCTTACAGTGACGCTTCTGTGTCCGAGGCATCATTCATAGACATGCTTAAGAAACCAGTCATTTCAGAGGCTGATGCATCCAACAGAGCAGTGGCACTGGAGTCGTCTGATGGAGGTGGCCAAGCAGGGCGGACTGGcaaaaagaaagggaagaaaGGAAGACAGATTGATCCTGCTCTCCTCGGCTTTAAGGTTTCCAGCAACCGGATCTTGATGGGCGAGATCCATCGCCTTAATGATTGA
- the LOC137708220 gene encoding protein ESSENTIAL FOR POTEXVIRUS ACCUMULATION 1-like isoform X1, protein MAHGKVSLPQDLLPSNLVDSHFSAKDEAFQGNSEEKALAGSLDMSIGDQVASDSSIPLSPQWLYAKPDSKTLATGASGELHANDSLSHGNSTDANLRDIWRVDGSQEKKDWKRSAPDLDSSRRWREEERETGLLGRRDRKKEDRRVGASVTRDATENRAEDRRVGATSTKDAAENKVLSSDRWNESRRDNKWSSSWGPEDKDKDSRIEKKAEVEREDVHAEKQSFSNSNRAASERDSDSRDKWRPRHRIEVQPAGAALYRAAPGFGMARGRVEKVGFAAGRGRSNIGCLQIGKPVLGKSGRFADMYCYPRGKLLDIYRKQKKDSTFDVMPDGMEHVSPITQVGSIEPLAFVAPDAEEEVGLGDILKGRITSSEVGYNSSGDKNVLNEDAKGSSNVTLSKEEGHFAANPEQNVQSAEEFILNNSFPVTGAEVSPISGVQTHMLKECVATEGEQKVLTVTAAADREIGPSNDDANSRSSGCQEQTSSSDHHYFKSNEDALLLERIVSPEDMSLCYLDPQGNIQGPFLGIDIIAWFEQGFFGIDLPIRSFDAPNGSPFQELGEVMPHLKTKSGPVSDSSLPTQLEPLGAVGGSLDERISAPNYDGGSAILNNQGIQNVVAEDEEIVFPGRSKGSGDCLLRSSPDIHGSFANPPSLHSPANEVSETNVPDQLDNKLHPFGLLMSELRGNSLLRPAQSSHSFFGMDDQVPFRDTFVGGATVANQDSLGAMIDQPSFVETRPDNYIKNNTNVSLGSIDSPHLPHMGQASNGFDAAEHIMSQKLLKEQLQQLNHLSTVAQSAGTGVDRFPGFGFSDSKNPNIQPSFHHPVADMEHIFEMQRQQQRQLELHQQQHQLELQQQQRKLERQQQQHWLELQEHQRQLELQEHQRQLEIQRQHQLELQHHRQLELQQQQRQLELQQQRHLQDQLHQHQMKLQQQQKSQAQHLLLEQFLHQQMSDSGYGQWKADATRGNPFDHLHSRKHLLDDLHQMSHSSRHDPLLEHIIQANIGRPGQTDFFDLISQAKQGNMHTSELQPRLQQHELQAQQLSAALREQLRMEGERRIGATRFVDEASQIVRDPVGHHQAQMVGFSSSENYQKLPTHELQLSHLNWNHAIRERLQGGFYEPNSLEFEKSSVPASSLGMNLDILSARGQGLDEFYSSHPVGLEHLPFGNNGHLEDGSTEALKPHSHLHAEQTRRDSEAAMAFSDANIWSSSDGDKEHSKQIFIDLHQKIGRQSTRLSEIDYQHHLSSSRSRGESAHHPFSLLPDQAVMNNSFTEGPFTSNPRAFMEDLSELEGNNWKKQVVKSYEGNMVEQEETSRELHSNAHRRQSSLSSAGGGGSFYSSETGMDKPLGEEVSNGRLPSTVTKGYDNALHRRRVLSSQDVLSEAALSLPVKQRNPAATQVSETQASSKNDAQFRRTSSYSDASVSEASFIDMLKKPVISEADASNRAVALESSDGGGQAGRTGKKKGKKGRQIDPALLGFKVSSNRILMGEIHRLND, encoded by the exons ATGGCGCACGGAAAAGTCAGTCTCCCTCAAGATCTCCTCCCCTCGAATCTGGTCGATTCACACTTCTCCGCCAAAG ATGAAGCCTTCCAAGGAAACAGTGAGGAGAAGGCGCTAGCAGGGTCCCTTGACATGTCAATTGGTG ATCAAGTTGCCTCAGACAGCAGCATCCCCTTGTCTCCCCAGTGGCTGTATGCTAAACCAGATTCCAAGACACTAGCAACTGGAGCATCAGGA GAATTGCATGCAAATGATTCTCTGTCTCATGGAAACTCAACTGATGCCAATTTGAGAGACATTTGGCGTGTAGATGGATCTCAGGAGAAAAAAGATTGGAAGAGGAGTGCACCTGATTTAGATAGTAGCCGCCGCTGGCgtgaagaggagagagaaacagGCTTACTTGGTAGGAGAGATCGAAAGAAAGAAGATCGCCGTGTAGGTGCTAGTGTAACGAGGGATGCTACTGAGAATAGAGCAGAAGATCGCCGTGTAGGTGCGACTTCAACTAAGGATGCTGCAGAAAATAAAGTATTGTCTTCTGACCGCTGGAATGAATCCCGAAGAGATAACAAATGGTCATCAAGTTGGGGGCCTGAAGATAAGGACAAGGACTCTCGAATAGAGAAAAAGGCTGAGGTCGAGAGGGAAGATGTACATGCTGAGAAGCAGTCTTTTTCCAATAGCAACCGTGCAGCTTCTGAGCGTGATAGTGATTCTCGTGATAAATGGAGGCCACGCCATCGCATAGAAGTTCAACCAGCTGGGGCAGCCCTATATCGTGCTGCACCAGGATTTGGGATGGCTCGAGGGCGTGTGGAAAAAGTAGGATTTGCTGCTGGACGAGGGAGGTCTAACATTGGATGCCTACAGATTGGCAAACCTGTTCTTGGAAAATCTGGCCGTTTTGCTGATATGTATTGCTATCCCAGAGGAAAGCTCCTTGATATTTATCGCAAGCAAAAGAAGGATTCAACTTTTGATGTTATGCCTGATGGGATGGAGCATGTGTCACCAATAACCCAAGTGGGCTCAATTGAGCCATTGGCTTTTGTTGCACCTGATGCAGAGGAAGAG GTTGGTCTGGGAGATATATTGAAGGGAAGAATTACTAGCAGTGAAGTGGGATACAACTCGTCTGGGGACAAGAATGTATTAAATGAAGATGCTAAAG GATCTAGCAATGTCACTTTAAGCAAGGAGGAAGGACACTTTGCAGCTAACCCGGAACAAAATGTCCAATCTGCTGAAGAGTTCATTTTGAACAATTCTTTTCCAGTTACTGGCGCTGAGGTGTCACCTATTTCTGGCGTACAAACACATATGTTAAAGG AATGTGTTGCTACTGAAGGAGAGCAGAAAGTTCTGACGGTCACAGCAGCGGCAGATAGGGAGATTGGTCCTAGTAATGATGATGCTAACTCAAGAAGTTCAGGGTGCCAGGAG CAAACCTCAAGCAGTGATCATCACTATTTCAAGAGCAATGAAGACGCCCTTCTATTGGAAAGAATTGTCTCACCTGAGGATATGAGTTTGTGCTACCTTGATCCTCAAGGGAATATCCAGGGGCCTTTCCTGGGGATCGATATAATTGCATGGTTTGAGCAAGGATTTTTTGGAATTGATTTGCCAATTCGTTCATTTGATGCGCCCAATGGATCTCCTTTCCAAGAACTTGGTGAAGTGATGCCACATCTGAAAACTAAATCTGGGCCTGTCTCTGACTCTAGTTTGCCTACTCAATTAGAGCCATTGGGTGCTGTTGGAGGCAGCTTGGACGAGAGAATATCTGCTCCTAACTATGATGGGGGGTCTGCTATTCTAAACAATCAAGGCATTCAGAATGTTGTTGCAGAAGATGAGG AAATTGTATTTCCTGGAAGGTCTAAAGGCAGCGGTGATTGCCTTTTAAGGTCTTCACCTGACATTCATGGCTCATTTGCAAATCCTCCCAGCCTTCATTCCCCTGCAAATGAAGTTTCAGAAACTAACGTCCCTGATCAGCTGGACAATAAGCTGCATCCTTTTGGCCTGTTGATGTCAGAGCTCAGAGGCAACTCACTTTTAAGGCCTGCTCAATCATCTCATTCGTTTTTCGGCATGGATGATCAGGTTCCTTTTAGAGATACCTTCGTTGGAGGTGCCACTGTTGCTAATCAGGATTCCCTTGGTGCCATGATTGATCAACCTTCCTTTGTGGAGACACGGCCggataattatataaaaaataacacCAATGTTAGTCTGGGTTCTATAGATTCTCCCCATTTACCTCACATGGGGCAAGCAAGCAATGGCTTTGACGCAGCAGAGCATATAATGTCACAGAAGTTACTAAAAGAACAGCTTCAGCAGCTGAACCATCTTTCTACTGTTGCACAAAGTGCAGGAACAGGAGTGGACCGGTTCCCTGGATTTGGTTTTTCTGACAGCAAGAACCCTAATATCCAGCCGTCATTCCATCATCCAGTGGCAGATATGGAACATATTTTTGAAATGCAGCGTCAGCAGCAGCGTCAGTTGGAGCTTCATCAGCAGCAACACCAGTTGGAGCTTCAGCAACAGCAGCGTAAGTTGGAGCGTCAGCAACAGCAGCATTGGTTGGAGCTTCAGGAACACCAGCGTCAGTTGGAGCTTCAGGAACACCAGCGTCAGTTGGAGATTCAGCGCCAGCATCAGTTGGAGCTGCAGCACCACCGTCAATTGGAGCTTCAGCAGCAGCAGCGTCAGCTGGAGCTTCAGCAACAGCGTCACTTGCAGGATCAACTTCACCAACACCAAATGAAATTGCAGCAACAACAGAAATCTCAAGCTCAACACTTGCTCCTTGAACAGTTTTTGCATCAACAGATGTCCGATTCTGGTTATGGGCAGTGGAAGGCAGATGCTACAAGAGGCAACCCTTTCGATCATTTACATTCAAGGAAGCACCTTCTAGATGACTTGCACCAGATGTCCCATTCCTCGAGGCATGATCCATTATTAGAGCACATCATCCAAGCAAATATAGGACGCCCGGGACAGACTGATTTCTTTGACCTCATATCTCAGGCGAAGCAAGGGAATATGCACACTTCAGAGCTGCAACCTCGTCTTCAGCAGCATGAGCTGCAGGCACAGCAGTTGTCCGCAGCATTGAGAGAGCAACTGCGGATGGAAGGGGAAAGGCGTATCGGTGCGACCCGGTTTGTAGATGAAGCAAGCCAAATTGTTAGGGATCCTGTTGGTCATCACCAGGCTCAGATGGTAGGATTTAGTTCTTCAGAAAATTACCAGAAACTTCCCACCCATGAACTGCAACTAAGCCATCTCAACTGGAATCATGCCATACGGGAGCGACTGCAGGGAGGGTTCTACGAACCTAACTCTCTGGAATTTGAGAAGTCATCTGTTCCTGCTAGTTCGCTTGGGATGAACTTGGATATTCTCAGTGCACGTGGGCAGGGTCTGGATGAGTTTTATTCGTCTCATCCAGTTGGTTTGGAGCACTTGCCTTTTGGGAACAATGGACATCTGGAAGATGGCTCCACTGAAGCACTTAAACCGCATTCGCATCTTCATGCCGAGCAAACCCGCCGAGACTCAGAAGCTGCCATGGCTTTTTCTGATGCAAATATATGGTCTTCATCTGATGGTGATAAAGAAcactcaaaacaaatttttatagACCTTCACCAAAAAATTGGTCGTCAATCTACACGGTTATCAGAAATTGATTATCAGCATCACCTGTCATCTTCTAGAAGCCGGGGAGAATCTGCACATCATCCATTTAGTCTTCTCCCTGATCAAGCGGTTATGAACAACTCTTTCACGGAAGGGCCCTTTACATCTAATCCCAGAGCATTTATGGAAGATTTATCAGAGTTGGAGGGAAATAATTGGAAGAAGCAGGTTGTGAAAAGCTATGAAGGCAACATGGTAGAACAAGAAGAAACATCAAGGGAACTTCATAGTAATGCCCATAGAAGGCAGAGTTCACTTAGCAGTGCTG GGGGAGGTGGGAGTTTTTACAGCTCTGAGACAGGAATGGATAAACCGCTTGGAGAAGAGGTTTCTAATGGGAG GCTGCCTTCTACTGTAACCAAAGGGTACGACAATGCTTTGCATAGACGCCGGGTTTTATCTTCCCAGGACGTTTTGTCTGAGGCAGCACTTTCTTTGCCTGTTAAACAAAGAAATCCAGCTGCAACCCAGGTCTCTGAAACGCAAGCATCTAGCAAGAATGATGCGCAATTTAGGAGGACTTCGTCTTACAGTGACGCTTCTGTGTCCGAGGCATCATTCATAGACATGCTTAAGAAACCAGTCATTTCAGAGGCTGATGCATCCAACAGAGCAGTGGCACTGGAGTCGTCTGATGGAGGTGGCCAAGCAGGGCGGACTGGcaaaaagaaagggaagaaaGGAAGACAGATTGATCCTGCTCTCCTCGGCTTTAAGGTTTCCAGCAACCGGATCTTGATGGGCGAGATCCATCGCCTTAATGATTGA
- the LOC137707615 gene encoding large ribosomal subunit protein eL8y produces the protein MAPKRGVKAPVAASKKKTDKVVNPLFEKRPKQFGIGGALPPKRDLTRFVKWPKVVQIQRKKRILKQRLKVPPALNQFTKTLDKNLATSLFKMLLKYRPEDKAAKKERLLKRAQAETEGKTVEAKKPIVVKYGLNHVTYLIEQNKAQLVVIAHDVDPIELVVWLPALCRKMEVPYCIVKGKARLGSIVHKKTASVLCLTTVKNEDKLEFSKVLEAIKANFNDKYEEYRKKWGGGIMGSKSQAKTRAKEKLLAKEAAQRLN, from the exons ATG GCCCCCAAAAGAGGCGTAAAAGCTCCAGTCGCAGCTTCCAAGAAGAAGACA GACAAGGTTGTGAACCCGCTATTTGAGAAGCGCCCGAAGCAGTTCGGTATCGGTGGGGCATTGCCACCGAAGAGGGATCTGACCCGCTTCGTGAAATGGCCCAAGGTGGTTCAGAttcagaggaagaagaggatcCTCAAGCAGAGGTTGAAGGTTCCTCCAGCTTTGAACCAGTTCACCAAGACCCTCGATAAGAACCTCG CCACCAGCTTGTTCAAGATGCTTCTCAAGTACAGGCCAGAGGACAAAGCTGCAAAGAAGGAGCGCCTTTTGAAAAGGGCCCAGGCCGAGACCGAAGGGAAAACTGTTGAGGCCAAGAAGCCTATTGTTGTGAAGTATGGTCTCAACCACGTGACTTACCTGATTGAGCAG AACAAGGCCCAGCTTGTTGTTATTGCGCACGATGTTGACCCAATAGAGTTGGTTGTCTGGCTTCCTGCGTTATGTAGGAAGATGGAAGTCCCATATTGCATTGTGAAGGGCAAAGCACGCCTGGGATCg ATTGTCCACAAGAAAACTGCATCAGTTTTGTGCTTGACAACAGTCAAGAACGAGGATAAGTTGGAGTTCAGCAAGGTCTTGGAGGCAATCAAG GCCAACTTCAATGACAAGTACGAAGAGTACAGGAAAAAGTGGGGAGGGGGCATCATGGGTTCCAAATCCCAGGCAAAAACTAGGGCGAAGGAGAAGCTCCTAGCGAAGGAAGCTGCTCAAAGGCTGAACTAA
- the LOC137708356 gene encoding actin-related protein 2: MNSRNVVVCDNGTGYVKCGFAGENFPTSVFPCVVGRPLLRYEESLMEQEIKDVIVGEACAEFRHQLDINYPVNNGIVQNWDDMGHVWDHAFYSELKIDPTECQILLTDPPLNPSKNREKMVETMFEKYNFAGVFIQIQAVLTLYAQGLLTGLVIDSGDGVTHVVPVVDGYSFPHLTKRMNVAGRHITSYLVDLLSRRGYSMNRTADFETVREIKEKLCYISYDYKREYQLGLETTILVKNYTLPDGRVIKVGTERFQAPEALFTPELIDVEGDGMADMVFRCIQEMDIDNRMMLYQHIVLSGGSTMYPGLPSRLEKEILDRYLDVVLKGNKDGLKKLRLRIEDPPRRKHMVYLGGAVLAGIMKDAPEFWITREDYLEEGVACLSKCGQA, translated from the exons ATGAACAGTCGAAACGTCGTCGTGTGCGACAATGGCACTGGG TATGTAAAATGTGGATTTGCTGGAGAGAACTTCCCCACCTCTGTGTTCCCTTGCGTAGTTGGAAGGCCACTGCTTCGCTATGAGGAATCACTTATGGAACAAGAAATCAAG GATGTCATTGTTGGAGAAGCTTGCGCCGAATTTCGGCATCAATTGGATATAAATTACCCAGTTAACAATGGCATTGTGCAAAACTGGGATGACATGGGCCATGTCTGGGACCATGCATTCTACAGTGAACTAAAG ATAGATCCTACTGAGTGTCAGATATTACTCACAGACCCGCCTCTTAATCCTTCAAAGAACCGTGAAAAAATG GTTGAGACCATGTTTGAGAAGTACAATTTTGCTGGTGTCTTCATTCAAATTCAAGCTGTTTTAACATTGTATGCTCAAG GCTTGCTAACCGGATTAGTTATTGACTCTGGTGATGGTGTTACACATGTG GTTCCAGTTGTCGATGGCTACTCATTTCCTCATCTTACGAAGCGAATGAATGTAGCTGGCCGACACATAACATCTTATCTTGTTGATTTGCTCTCACGGAGGGG GTATTCAATGAATAGGACAGCTGATTTTGAGACCGTTAGGGAAATCAAGGAGAAGCTTTGCTATATTAG TTATGATTACAAAAGGGAGTATCAGTTGGGACTTGAGACCACCATACTTGTAAAAAATTACACT CTGCCAGATGGAAGGGTGATTAAAGTTGGCACCGAAAGGTTCCAGGCTCCTGAGGCTCTTTTCACTCCT GAACTTATAGATGTTGAAGGTGATGGAATGGCTGACATGGTATTCCGCTGTATTCAGGAAATGGATATTGACAACAGGATGATG CTCTACCAGCATATTGTTTTAAGTGGAGGAAGCACGATGTATCCTGGACTACCCAGTCG TTTGGAGAAGGAAATACTGGACCGTTATCTTGACGTTGTTTTGAAGGGTAACAAAGATGGACTCAAG AAATTGCGATTGCGAATTGAAGATCCTCCACGAAGAAAGCACATGGTGTATCTAGGTGGTGCAGTCCTTGCGGGAATTATGAAG GATGCTCCTGAATTTTGGATCACAAGGGAGGATTATCTAGAAGAAGGAGTTGCTTGTCTAAGCAAGTGTGGTCAGGCATGA